A window from Rana temporaria chromosome 8, aRanTem1.1, whole genome shotgun sequence encodes these proteins:
- the LOC120910048 gene encoding gastrula zinc finger protein XlCGF26.1-like, producing the protein MLVSGDQQSVEEGEMIMESKPEESSLHINTTGGYDVWNISEGPISSPGYNVKSDDITQHFPGENFIRQKTQRSMHPSDPPKSSNVSHDATPETHLRSDGAERSTDPSNPKESSRSHEGFPTGESSLSCSECGKSFTTSKAFLKHQRSHTGERPFSCSECGKCFSEKSNLLRHHRSHTGERPFLCQECGKSFIEKGDLNTHRRIHTGDRPFVCQECGKCFIKKGKLLTHQRIHTGERPYSCPECGKCFIEKGSLVTHQKIHIDEHSYSCQECGKCFKHNGSLIKHQRVHTGERPFLCSECGKTFTERKLLVAHERIHTGERPFLCPECGKSFPEKRLLLKHQKVHMAERSYSCSECGKCFNQESQLFKHQKSHPGNGPYSCPECGKCYTEKGTLNRHQKIHAADNPYSCPECGKGFTCNADLLRHQKIHTGERPYSCSECGKCFAEKKVLFIHQRIHTGECPYACSECGKRFVRTEQLRKHMRSHTGENPYSCSECGKSFSEKGKLLRHQMIHSGDRPYSCSECEKSFNRKDEQVRHMRQHTGMRPYSCSECGKCFTGKTYLLVHQRTHTGDRA; encoded by the exons atgttggtgagtggagatcagcagtctgtGGAGGAGGGAGAGATGATTATGGAAAGTAAACCGGAGGAATCTTCTCTACATATCAACACAA caggtGGATACGATGTCTGGAACATCTCCGAAGGTCCAATTTCATCTCCAGGTTATAATGTAAAAtctgatgacatcacacaacacttTCCAGGAGAAAACTTTATTCGTCAGAAGACACAGAGATCGATGCATCCCTCCGATCCTCCGAAGTCCTCTAATGTATCACATGATGCGACTCCAGAGACTCATCTAAGATCTGATGGTGCGGAGAGATCTACAGATCCATCCAATCCCAAAGAATCTTCCCGAAGCCATGAAGGATTTCCCACAGGAGAGAGTTCAttgtcatgttcagagtgcgggaaatcttttacCACAAGCAAAGCCTTTCTCaaacaccagagaagtcacacgggcgagcgtcccttttcgtgttcagagtgcgggaaatgcttctCTGAGAAATCCAACCTTCTAAGACACCATAGAAGCCACACGGGAGAGCGTCCTTTTTTATGCCAAGAGTGTGGAAAAAGCTTCATCGAAAAAGGAGACCTTAACACACACCGGAGGATTCACACGGGGGACCGTCCTTTTGTATGTcaagagtgcgggaaatgttttattaaGAAAGGGAAACTCCTTacacatcagagaattcacacgggtgagcgtccctattcatgtccggagtgcgggaaatgttttattgAGAAAGGAAGCCTTGTTACACACCAGAAAATTCACATAGATGAGCATTCTTATTCATGCcaagagtgcgggaaatgttttaagcACAACGGAAGCCTTATTAaacaccagagggttcacacgggtgagcgtccctttttgtgttcagagtgcgggaaaacaTTCACTGAGAGAAAATTACTTGTTGCACatgagagaattcacacaggagagcgTCCCTTTTTGtgtccagagtgcgggaaaagCTTCCCTGAGAAAAGATTACTTCTTAAACATCAGAAAGTTCACATGGCTGAGCGTTCCTATTCGTGTtcagagtgtggaaaatgtttcaaTCAGGAAAGCCAACTTTTTAAACATCAAAAAAGTCACCCAGGCAATGGTCCCTATTCAtgtccagagtgcgggaaatgttacaCTGAGAAAGGAACACTTAATAGACACCAAAAAATTCACGCCGCTGACAATCCTTATTCATGTCCAGAGTGTGGGAAAGGTTTCACGTGTAATGCAGACCTTCTTCGACACCAGaagattcacacgggtgagcgtccatattcatgctcagagtgcgggaagtgtttcgctGAGAAAAAAGTACTTTTTATACACCAAAGAATTCACACAGGGGAGTGTCCTTatgcatgttcagagtgcgggaaacgttTCGTTCGGACAGAACAACTTCGTAAACATATGAGAAGCCACACAGGTGAGAatccctattcatgttcagagtgcgggaaaagtttcagCGAGAAGGGAAAACTTCTTAGACATCAGATGATTCACTCTGGAGACCGACCgtattcgtgttcagagtgcgagAAAAGTTTTAATCGGAAAGATGAACAGGTTAGACACATGAGACAACACACGGGTAtgcgtccctattcatgttcagagtgcgggaaatgttttactggGAAAACGTATCTTCTTGTACATCAAAGAACTCACACAGGTGACAGAGCTTAG